The following proteins come from a genomic window of Ammospiza nelsoni isolate bAmmNel1 chromosome 6, bAmmNel1.pri, whole genome shotgun sequence:
- the VRTN gene encoding vertnin codes for MIQRHQLVQSVLQELQEATECFGLEGLTSAALEAERTLSSFSLPGYCGSQFQEELEVDRVARSLYPEDAPSNMLPLVCKGEGNRLFEAASVLLWGNPSLSLELQVRTVVEMLLHKQYYLNGMIDSKVMLQAARYSLCTEETPEMTSLPMAILEAIFDADIKATCFPGTFANMWHVYALASVLQCNIYSIYPMSNLKIRPYFNRLIRPRKCGPRTSTLHIMWSGQQLSRQVFKAQYFVAVVGLEELEPTIPSPEPPVQPMKTLELLNSDPQLTYSNLRDRYSITKSTFYRWKRQSREHRQKAAARFAAKHFLQSCFQEGNVIPLQHFRQMFPEISRSTYYAWKHEMQSMVNGDTSALSEAHSLQELHRVVPKKADVNEPRNPQGSLKSSSTSPDPIQAGIFMQGAKSYLEKCISMNTLVPYRCFKRSFPGISRSTYYNWRRKAIKENPNFKHPQSPLDNQKTLAIGKPFLQLKPSSVPVRKRRNGDRPASRSLLQLHPSLCWRKQLRDVARRQVQQWQLPFCKYRLRYPSLSSTAYWFWKGSGQTIWQRPLPWSSSSLPLNRVSSLAPPRAEPGLKPQCPVEVATKHIGKPVPAVPCNTSISGYAMSERASSRMFVMDVIATAQFKAQAKLFLQQRFESKTFPTYKEFSARFPLTARSTYYMWKRALHDGLTLVDA; via the coding sequence ATGATCCAGAGGCACCAGCTGGTGcagtctgtgctgcaggagctacAGGAAGCCACCGAATGCTTTGGTCTGGagggcctcaccagtgctgcgCTAGAGGCAGAGAGGACCTTGTCATCCTTCTCCCTGCCTGGTTATTGTGGAAGTCAGTTCCAAGAGGAGCTGGAGGTTGACCGGGTAGCCAGGAGCCTCTATCCTGAGGATGCTCCAAGTAACATGCTGCCTCTCGTTTGCAAGGGCGAGGGGAACCGCCTCTTTGAGGCTGCTagtgtgctgctctggggcaaccccagcctcagcctggagctgcaggtgcgAACTGTggtggagatgctgctgcacaAACAATACTACTTGAATGGCATGATTGATTCCAAAGTGATGCTGCAGGCTGCCCGCTACTCCCTCTGCACTGAGGAGACCCCGGAGATGACCAGCCTCCCCATGGCTATCCTGGAAGCCATCTTTGATGCTGATATCAAAGCTACCTGTTTTCCTGGCACCTTTGCCAACATGTGGCACGTCTATGCTCTTGCCTCAGTACTGCAGTGTAACATCTACTCCATCTATCCTATGAGCAACTTGAAGATCCGACCCTATTTTAACCGGCTGATCCGGCCCAGGAAGTGTGGCCCACGAACCTCCACGCTGCACATCATGTGGTCGGGGCAGCAGCTCTCCCGGCAGGTTTTCAAAGCACAGTATTTTGTGGCTGTGGTtggcctggaggagctggaaccCACAATACCTTCACCAGAGCCTCCTGTCCAGCCCATGAAGACCCTTGAGCTGCTGAACAGTGACCCCCAGCTGACCTACTCCAACCTGCGTGACCGCTACAGCATTACCAAGAGCACCTTCTACCGCTGGAAGCGCCAGTCTCGGGAGCACCGGCAGAAAGCGGCTGCCAGGTTTGCAGCTAAACACTTCCTGCAGTCCTGCTTTCAGGAGGGCAATGTCATCCCCCTCCAGCACTTCCGACAAATGTTTCCAGAAATCTCCCGATCCACGTACTATGCCTGGAAGCATGAGATGCAGAGCATGGTCAATGGTGACACCTCTGCTCTGTCTGAGGCGCACAGCTTGCAGGAACTTCACAGGGTTGTCCCAAAAAAGGCTGATGTGAATGAGCCAAGAAATCCGCAGGGGAGCTTGAAATCCTCAAGTACTTCTCCAGATCCCATTCAAGCAGGAATCTTTATGCAAGGAGCCAAATCCTACCTGGAGAAATGCATTTCTATGAACACTCTAGTGCCTTACAGATGCTTCAAACGCAGCTTCCCAGGCATCTCCAGGTCCACTTACTACAACTGGCGAAGAAAAGCAATCAAGGAGAACCCCAACTTCAAGCACCCCCAGTCACCCTTGGATAACCAGAAAACTCTAGCTATAGGAAAGCCATTCCTGCAGCTGAAGCCAAGCAGTGTGCCTGTTAGGAAGAGACGGAATGGAGACCGGCCAGCATCCAGGagtctgctgcagctccatccttCTCTGTGCTGGAGAAAGCAGCTGCGAGACGTGGCCAGGAGGCAGGTCCAGCAATGGCAGCTGCCGTTCTGCAAGTACCGCCTGCGCTATCCATCTCTCTCCTCCACAGCCTACTGGTTTTGGAAGGGCAGTGGCCAAACCATTTGGCAGCgtcccctgccctggagcagctccagcctgccaTTGAACCGTGTGTCTTCCCTGGCACCTCCACGAGCAGAGCCAGGCCTCAAACCTCAGTGCCCTGTGGAAGTAGCCACCAAGCACATAGGTAAGCCAGTGCCTGCTGTGCCATGCAACACCAGCATTTCAGGCTATGCCATGTCGGAGAGAGCCAGCAGCCGGATGTTTGTGATGGATGTCATTGCCACTGCCCAGTTCAAGGCGCAGGccaagctgttcctgcagcagcgcTTTGAGTCGAAGACCTTCCCAACCTACAAGGAGTTCAGTGCCCGCTTCCCACTCACGGCCCGCTCCACCTATTACATGTGGAAGCGCGCCCTGCACGATGGGCTGACGTTGGTGGATGCCTGA